From the Pseudodesulfovibrio alkaliphilus genome, one window contains:
- a CDS encoding PD40 domain-containing protein produces MKRILTLCATLVVAVFAATSALGSGPLTVDIHGPGQRMVNIVLLPPKSLGGNELPQPQARAFEELVANNLSYIPFLKVIPLSELLGGDPSRGVGSGDIDFRPMQLARIDLCMTTGWNGRYVEARVFETFGGRRVVGKAYNDVGEITLAQAADRFCSAFLEALTGKKGFFDSPLAFVKQEGEGKEIFTVLPQGRELKRITKLGGYNLSPSWSADGSKIIFTHIAKTRHELGVYDSKTQKITLYSQGLGTTVISPMFGPGDMPVAALNLHGTTDLHELDESFRPKRKLASSPYIEVSPSFDRIGSKMAFTSGRAGNPHIYLMDMKSGQVRRVTMSGTYNTHPCISPDGRYIAYTHRTPGGHRIFLHDLSTGREKQLTFGPGSDEYPAFDPDGYFLAFASNRTGEFKLYLTTRHGDTPRMLSTGPGQAFAPAWDTALQW; encoded by the coding sequence ATGAAACGCATTCTGACGCTTTGCGCCACGCTTGTCGTCGCGGTATTCGCCGCGACCTCGGCCCTCGGTTCGGGACCGCTTACCGTGGACATCCACGGCCCCGGTCAACGCATGGTCAACATCGTTCTGCTGCCGCCCAAATCGCTTGGCGGCAATGAACTGCCCCAGCCTCAGGCCAGGGCGTTCGAGGAACTGGTGGCCAACAACCTGAGCTACATTCCCTTCCTGAAAGTTATTCCCCTGTCCGAATTGCTCGGCGGAGACCCGAGCCGGGGCGTCGGCAGCGGGGATATCGACTTTCGGCCCATGCAGCTGGCCCGTATCGACCTTTGCATGACCACGGGCTGGAATGGGCGATATGTGGAGGCGCGGGTTTTTGAGACTTTTGGCGGCCGCCGCGTGGTTGGCAAGGCATACAACGATGTGGGCGAGATCACCCTGGCCCAGGCCGCGGACCGTTTCTGCTCCGCCTTTCTCGAAGCCTTGACCGGCAAGAAGGGGTTCTTCGACTCGCCGCTGGCCTTTGTCAAGCAGGAGGGAGAGGGCAAGGAAATCTTCACCGTCCTGCCCCAGGGGCGCGAGCTGAAGCGCATCACCAAACTTGGCGGCTACAACCTGAGCCCGTCCTGGTCGGCCGACGGGTCGAAGATAATCTTCACCCACATAGCCAAGACCCGCCACGAGCTGGGGGTGTACGACAGCAAAACGCAGAAGATCACCTTGTACTCTCAGGGGCTCGGCACAACGGTGATAAGCCCCATGTTCGGCCCCGGCGACATGCCTGTGGCGGCCCTCAATCTTCACGGAACCACGGACCTCCATGAACTGGACGAATCGTTCAGGCCCAAACGCAAATTGGCGAGTAGTCCGTATATCGAGGTCTCTCCCAGTTTTGACCGTATTGGTTCCAAAATGGCCTTCACCTCCGGCCGTGCTGGCAACCCGCATATTTATCTGATGGACATGAAGTCGGGGCAGGTCCGTCGCGTGACCATGAGCGGCACATACAACACCCATCCCTGCATCAGTCCTGACGGGCGTTACATCGCTTATACCCATCGCACCCCGGGGGGGCATCGGATTTTTCTCCACGATCTTTCGACCGGACGTGAGAAACAGTTGACGTTCGGACCCGGAAGCGATGAATATCCAGCATTCGACCCGGATGGATATTTTCTGGCTTTCGCCTCCAATCGTACTGGTGAGTTCAAGCTATATCTCACCACGCGGCACGGGGACACGCCACGGATGCTCTCCACCGGGCCGGGGCAGGCCTTTGCCCCTGCGTGGGATACGGCGTTGCAATGGTGA
- the pal gene encoding peptidoglycan-associated lipoprotein Pal: MDESTLASEAERRAKAEAVEELTSVTIHFAFDSYELNAEARSILALKANIMRRFSDVRVIIEGHCDERGTEEYNLALGERRARAAYEHLVILGVDPGRMSIVSFGEERPLDPGHNETAWAKNRRAEFVVR; the protein is encoded by the coding sequence GTGGATGAATCCACGCTGGCCTCCGAGGCCGAGCGCCGCGCCAAGGCCGAGGCGGTGGAGGAGCTGACCAGCGTTACCATTCACTTCGCCTTTGATTCTTACGAACTGAACGCGGAGGCTCGCTCCATCCTGGCGCTGAAGGCGAACATCATGCGCCGATTCTCCGATGTCCGGGTGATCATCGAAGGGCATTGCGACGAACGCGGCACCGAGGAATACAATCTCGCCCTGGGCGAACGTCGGGCTCGGGCAGCCTACGAGCATCTGGTGATTCTGGGCGTGGACCCGGGCCGGATGAGCATCGTCAGCTTCGGCGAGGAGCGTCCTCTTGATCCCGGCCATAATGAAACCGCCTGGGCCAAGAACCGTCGGGCCGAGTTCGTGGTCCGGTAA
- a CDS encoding phosphatidylglycerophosphatase A family protein produces the protein MRISVKSTSPINTLGTALATLGPIGHFPKAPGTWGSLAAVVAAPWLFLPLPLWGRLAVLALIFAVGIWACGVAERTMGRKDPGCVIIDELFGQWLTLLFFAAMPIWQLGLAFILFRAFDILKPWPVKWAETAFPGGLGVMADDGVAGLYALLCLHFVAWIL, from the coding sequence ATGAGGATCTCCGTGAAATCCACATCCCCAATCAATACTCTGGGCACTGCCCTGGCCACCCTTGGCCCCATCGGACATTTTCCGAAGGCCCCTGGCACATGGGGGTCGCTGGCCGCTGTGGTGGCCGCGCCCTGGCTCTTCCTGCCCCTGCCGCTGTGGGGGCGGTTGGCCGTCCTGGCTCTGATCTTTGCGGTGGGAATCTGGGCCTGCGGGGTGGCCGAACGCACCATGGGCCGCAAGGACCCGGGCTGTGTGATTATCGACGAACTCTTCGGCCAATGGCTCACACTGCTCTTTTTCGCGGCCATGCCCATCTGGCAGCTCGGCCTCGCCTTCATCCTCTTCAGGGCCTTCGACATCCTCAAGCCCTGGCCAGTAAAATGGGCCGAGACCGCCTTCCCCGGCGGCCTGGGCGTCATGGCCGACGACGGCGTTGCCGGGCTCTACGCCCTGCTCTGCCTGCACTTTGTCGCATGGATTCTTTGA
- a CDS encoding GNAT family N-acetyltransferase — MVLDACSQVKELWGAVDEYGDILGFMGCVGNRVEMLFVAPAFFGRGIGSTLLIHGIRTLGATSVDVNEQNHGATAFYLHHGFEVAGRSPVDGTGKPYPLLHLRLPPKACPLPSHP; from the coding sequence ATGGTCCTTGATGCTTGTTCCCAAGTCAAGGAACTGTGGGGCGCCGTAGACGAATACGGGGACATCCTCGGATTCATGGGGTGCGTCGGGAACAGAGTCGAGATGCTCTTTGTCGCCCCAGCCTTTTTCGGGCGAGGAATCGGAAGTACCCTGCTAATACATGGGATCAGGACACTCGGCGCCACGTCGGTTGACGTGAACGAACAGAATCACGGAGCCACGGCGTTTTACCTGCATCACGGATTCGAAGTGGCGGGTCGATCTCCGGTTGACGGCACTGGCAAGCCATACCCGCTGCTCCATCTGCGACTGCCGCCAAAAGCGTGCCCCCTCCCCTCCCACCCCTGA
- a CDS encoding LysE family translocator: MAFNTWFAYLLLMTAIAYTPGPMTMFSMSSSVRNGFARTLPAIAGGSCAYVTQMLIVYLGLGVVVQSSSLIFGIIKWVGVVYLLVLAVRNWRQPPVDASWDPARPTTTLARLFCLGYATGMSNPKSILVFTVLFPQFIDPGHYDVHFLILAASFFVVQGSSAVTYALFGARTFRWLRERCLTRLQNRVTAVILFCAGGLLAVSEK; the protein is encoded by the coding sequence ATGGCATTCAACACCTGGTTCGCCTATCTTCTGCTCATGACAGCCATCGCCTACACGCCCGGACCCATGACCATGTTCTCCATGTCCTCGAGTGTGCGTAACGGATTTGCCCGGACGCTGCCCGCCATTGCGGGCGGTTCATGCGCCTATGTTACGCAGATGCTCATCGTCTATCTCGGGCTTGGCGTGGTGGTCCAGAGTTCAAGTCTGATATTTGGCATCATCAAGTGGGTCGGTGTGGTCTATCTTCTGGTTCTCGCCGTCAGGAACTGGCGGCAGCCGCCGGTGGACGCTTCCTGGGACCCGGCGAGGCCGACCACGACATTGGCGCGGTTGTTCTGCCTCGGTTATGCCACTGGCATGTCCAACCCCAAATCCATTCTGGTCTTCACCGTGCTTTTTCCGCAGTTCATCGACCCGGGCCACTATGATGTGCATTTCCTCATCCTGGCGGCGAGCTTCTTCGTCGTTCAGGGCAGCAGCGCAGTGACCTACGCCCTTTTCGGAGCCAGGACCTTTCGCTGGTTGCGCGAGAGATGCCTGACCCGGCTGCAGAACAGGGTCACGGCGGTCATTCTCTTCTGTGCCGGGGGGCTGCTGGCTGTGAGCGAGAAGTAG